Proteins from one Nicotiana tabacum cultivar K326 chromosome 23, ASM71507v2, whole genome shotgun sequence genomic window:
- the LOC107814398 gene encoding transketolase, chloroplastic-like: MGMRQPVLTRWLSSEARHHQSLPSRQKLPQLAGTSIEGTAKGGYIVSDNSSGNKPDVILIGTGSELEIAVKAADELRKEGKAVRVVSFVCWELFNEQPADYKESVLPESVTARVSIEAASTFGRQKIVGDKGKAIGIDGFGASAPAGTIYKEFGIKAEVVVAAAKEVS; this comes from the coding sequence ATGGGAATGAGACAGCCGGTGCTTACAAGGTGGCTGTCCTCAGAAGCAAGACACCATCAATCCTTGCCCTCTCGACAAAAGTTGCCTCAACTTGCTGGAACTTCTATTGAAGGAACAGCAAAGGGTGGCTACATTGTATCAGACAATTCTTCAGGCAACAAACCTGATGTCATTTTGATCGGTACTGGCTCAGAGTTAGAAATTGCTGTCAAGGCTGCCGATGAACTCAGGAAAGAAGGAAAGGCAGTGAGAGTTGTTTCCTTTGTTTGTTGGGAGCTTTTCAATGAGCAGCCAGCTGACTACAAGGAAAGTGTCCTTCCAGAATCTGTTACAGCTAGAGTTAGCATTGAAGCTGCATCAACATTTGGGAGGCAGAAAATTGTTGGAGATAAAGGAAAAGCCATTGGAATTGATGGATTCGGTGCTAGTGCTCCTGCCGGAACGATATACAAAGAATTTGGTATTAAAGCAGAGGTTGTTGTAGCTGCAGCTAAAGAAGTTTCTTAG